Proteins from a genomic interval of Rhipicephalus microplus isolate Deutch F79 chromosome 6, USDA_Rmic, whole genome shotgun sequence:
- the LOC142766061 gene encoding uncharacterized protein LOC142766061: MSFCGPRGLQRIVTDRRRPDKTPTPDPMDRFKTKRSARRAQNTKLLQEAKSLLSDPTTDKPKLTGIYDRFSASINELSKINDALEEHVADEELEAKYVAAAEYNDEAISMLAEIRCKIDGLRLGDSTAAAAPQNANTSPSEMPTAIGERLLNLGMPTFRGDIHEWSAFWEQYEQTVHLNNALSTTTKFYLCHYLTGEAAAAICGFPTSEACFADAIVLLEERFGDRKRIKQHHLSALRNLPHIKSGSDVRGLRRLYDAVQLNIRCATALNVPTLSFSAMLIDILQEALPYDIILAYTRAKRSQALRENGSAANVFEPSGAAATSDAELKELLTYTRVELESREQCKPFNDRLLYDRAQRTRSGSTSTAVVLQSTSSSWVECFFCKSKKHGTRACDANLAIDSEKEMPAKDNRCYRCTSRGPQARSRRVKLTCSSCHGRHASSMCDPHYTSNQTATPSRPVDSSGNTVGIMSSQSAMLCEKDSLSGGTTNHSEVYLQTLGPFVMKNGKTGYVRGILDEGSQRSFVTEDFAKTLHLQVLGETQIALNTFSCSSPSTVERRQVVEVPLRSQRGSDICTLRAIVVPVICQYIASPKADSHFVQNLRLESKVIVDEKKFDAETKNSLSLLIGADHLWQIMSGHIDKSEEVPGLVAIDTAFGWTLQRPSNQKAVLDCSSSLMVCILKVQAIGDDESTSQTLQSFWQPEAMGITDSTEPSSHESVARLHETISKKSTRYTVALPWKEYKKPLLGNNRKIPLSRLQRSTRRHINVGRNVAAI, translated from the coding sequence ATGTCGTTTTGCGGGCCGCGAGGACTGCAACGAATCGTTACTGATCGGCGTAGACCGGACAAGACTCCAACACCAGATCCAATGGATCGCTTCAAGACCAAGCGCTCCGCTCGACGAGCCCAGAACACCAAGCTCCTGCAAGAAGCAAAGTCCCTGCTAAGTGACCCTACCACAGACAAGCCCAAACTCACAGGTATTTATGACCGTTTTTCAGCGAGCATCAACGAGCTCTCGAAGATCAATGATGCACTCGAGGAGCACGTGGCGGACGAGGAGCTCGAAGCTAAGTATGTCGCGGCAGCAGAGTATAACGACGAAGCTATAAGCATGCTCGCTGAGATTCGCTGCAAGATAGACGGTTTGCGACTTGGAGACAGtacagcagcagctgctcctcaGAACGCAAACACATCACCATCTGAAATGCCAACCGCAATTGGCGAAAGGCTGCTGAACCTTGGCATGCCAACATTTAGAGGTGATATACATGAATGGTCGGCTTTCTGGGAGCAGTATGAGCAAACTGTCCACCTGAACAACGCTTTGTCAACAACGACGAAGTTCTATCTATGTCATTATCTTACGGGTGAAGCGGCAGCTGCGATATGTGGTTTTCCGACTTCCGAAGCCTGTTTTGCAGACGCCATCGTGTTACTGGAGGAACGCTTCGGAGATCGAAAACGGATCAAGCAACACCACCTATCAGCGCTTCGCAATCTACCTCACATCAAGTCGGGAAGCGACGTCCGCGGCCTTAGGCGACTTTACGATGCTGTGCAGCTGAATATCCGTTGTGCAACTGCACTAAATGTTCCTACGCTTAGCTTTTCCGCTATGCTGATTGACATTTTACAGGAAGCCCTGCCGTACGATATCATTTTGGCCTACACACGTGCAAAGCGCAGTCAGGCACTAAGAGAAAACGGGTCTGCTGCCAATGTCTTTGAGCCAAGCGGGGCAGCTGCTACATCTGATGCGGAGTTAAAGGAGCTGCTCACCTATACTCGTGTAGAGCTAGAAAGTCGGGAGCAGTGCAAGCCCTTTAATGACCGACTGCTGTATGACCGTGCACAGAGGACTCGAAGCGGCAGCACCAGCACGGCTGTGGTACTACAAAGCACATCGAGCAGCTGGGTTGAGTGTTTTTTCTGCAAGTCGAAGAAACATGGCACCCGCGCTTGTGACGCGAACCTTGCCATCGATTCGGAGAAAGAGATGCCTGCGAAAGACAACCGCTGCTATCGATGCACGTCCCGAGGACCTCAGGCACGTTCTCGCCGCGTCAAACTCACCTGCTCGAGTTGCCACGGGAGGCACGCATCAAGTATGTGCGACCCGCACTATACATCGAACCAAACAGCGACACCTTCTCGTccagttgactcctccggcaaCACAGTAGGAATTATGTCGTCACAATCAGCTATGCTGTGTGAGAAGGATTCACTGAGCGGGGGCACAACAAATCACAGTGAAGTATATCTACAAACGCTTGGCCCCTTTGTCATGAAAAATGGCAAAACAGGGTATGTCCGAGGGATTCTCGACGAAGGGAGCCAGCGATCCTTCGTCACGGAAGATTTTGCGAAGACATTACACCTACAGGTGCTGGGAGAAACACAAATTGCGCTGAATACGTTTAGCTGTTCATCACCAAGTACTGTGGAAAGACGGCAAGTGGTAGAAGTTCCTCTGCGTAGCCAACGCGGTTCTGACATCTGCACGTTGCGCGCAATCGTTGTTCCAGTTATCTGCCAATATATTGCTTCCCCGAAAGCTGACAGCCATTTCGTTCAGAACCTGCGTCTTGAAAGCAAGGTCATTGTGGATGAAAAGAAGTTTGATGCGGAAACGAAAAATAGCCTCAGcttgttgatcggtgctgaccacCTCTGGCAAATCATGTCGGGACACATCGACAAAAGTGAAGAAGTTCCAGGACTGGTAGCAATAGATACAGCTTTTGGATGGACGCTACAAAGACCCAGTAACCAAAAAGCCGTTCTTGACTGCAGCTCTAGCCTAATGGTCTGCATTCTGAAAGTGCAAGCAATTGGTGATGACGAATCAACCTCGCagaccttgcaatctttttggcAACCAGAAGCAATGGGCATCACAGATTCAACGGAACCTTCCTCTCATGAGTCCGTTGCACGATTACATGAAACCATTAGCAAGAAAAGCACCAGATACACTGTGGCGTTGCCTTGGAAGGAATATAAGAAACCGCTTCTAGGGAACAACCGGAAAATTCCGCTATCACGTCTACAAAGATCAACGCGGAGGCATATCAACGTTGGAAGGAATGTTGCAGCGATATGA